A single Vicinamibacterales bacterium DNA region contains:
- a CDS encoding type II toxin-antitoxin system prevent-host-death family antitoxin, which yields MEPIGIRELRNNLSHYVRQVEAGKRISVTAHGRVVAELGPPSDKPRAKRRNRHDELVAAGSIRPAIEAGDPFPDDGLRIKLRSGTVQELIDWTREDKW from the coding sequence ATGGAGCCGATTGGCATACGCGAACTGAGGAACAACCTTAGTCACTACGTTCGCCAGGTCGAGGCGGGCAAACGGATCTCCGTGACCGCCCATGGCCGCGTCGTCGCCGAACTGGGGCCGCCAAGCGACAAGCCGCGAGCGAAACGCCGGAACCGGCACGACGAACTGGTGGCGGCCGGCTCGATCAGGCCGGCCATCGAGGCCGGCGATCCTTTTCCAGATGATGGGCTCCGAATCAAACTCCGTTCGGGCACGGTGCAGGAGCTCATCGACTGGACTCGGGAAGATAAGTGGTGA
- a CDS encoding ATP-binding protein: MARRGLIDYRGRSLITGAIGVLALVALSLVPAHSQPSATERISAVRQRTSWTPSPGLVRVRATVTLRDEQRHLLFVQDATGGMFVTLAPRAPALAQGQVVELSGTAVTTSRGPSIINAIATIAGTAAVPASQPLSAAAGRLMAADARLVAADGVVRKLQAVGAGVEVTLRTPEGTFTLLQPDGTRLEQTPVDSVVRVEGVLSHLMAQDRSLQRRELLAVSPARLIDTPPADPYAPAEISVADLRRQPPGNELTRRARVSGIVTRQRAGRSLHVRTATQPIRIESDQDSTVMPGDRVEAVGFPEVDGYSPFLADAIFRRVESGPPPLAVASTLNELMDGTRDAELVRAEGVLLDSEAGRDEHTLVIQDGDVIFNATLLRAQAAELPPGLRPGRRVQLTGICTVIVDSERAPRAFRLQLRDAADVTVLSPTPLMPFASRIPWWAWISVALAAAAAGLAGVAFRSGREKEQTIRRQLARESALKARFDDLFERSSEIMIVHDRRGRVSTLNRAGEQATGYSREELRMLDPNWIFGSDYLDAITHMLEEGADSTPRAFRSELVPRKGARIPIDVHARVLVGDGKVVGVTSIARDLSERDRLENELRQAQKMEAVGRLATGIAHDFNNLITVLLGYSDELIEQVPADSDWQRSAIEIRRAAERASGLTQQLLSFSRRQAAVAHTIDINQVVVNMEDMVRRLLGPEIRLEFSLEPHLANIRADDAQIGQVVMNLVVNARDAMPKGGTLTIETANVELGAENLDVIPGPHVSLCVRDTGVGMAAHVRDRLFEPFFTTKDSGQGTGLGLSMVQGIVRQAGGHVVVESVPGAGTVFYVYFPRIAEESQAPLIPPLAAPSMAAVKGEGVVLLAEDDRSVRRLVVTELGRRGFTVLDAEDGRAALELFTQHKDSVDILVTDVVMPRMNGADLAKEVEKLRPGLKVLFISGHPERAGSGVDPTGVTNLLMKPFTADTLAARIKEMLTGKKESDGWLS, from the coding sequence ATGGCACGTCGCGGCCTCATAGATTATCGCGGGCGCTCGCTGATCACGGGCGCGATCGGCGTGCTTGCGCTCGTCGCCTTGTCGCTCGTTCCGGCGCACTCGCAACCCTCGGCGACCGAACGGATCTCGGCCGTCCGCCAGCGCACGTCATGGACGCCGTCGCCTGGGCTCGTGCGCGTGCGCGCCACCGTCACCCTGCGCGACGAGCAGCGGCACCTGCTGTTCGTGCAGGACGCCACCGGCGGCATGTTCGTGACGCTGGCGCCCCGGGCGCCGGCCCTGGCGCAGGGGCAAGTCGTGGAGCTGTCGGGCACCGCCGTGACGACATCCCGCGGGCCCAGCATCATCAACGCCATCGCCACCATTGCCGGCACTGCCGCGGTGCCGGCGTCCCAACCGTTGTCGGCCGCCGCCGGCCGCCTAATGGCGGCCGATGCCCGGCTGGTCGCCGCCGACGGCGTGGTGCGCAAGCTGCAGGCGGTGGGCGCGGGCGTCGAGGTCACGCTGCGTACCCCAGAGGGCACCTTCACGCTGCTGCAGCCTGACGGCACTCGCCTCGAACAGACACCGGTCGATTCGGTCGTGCGCGTGGAAGGCGTGCTCTCGCACTTGATGGCGCAGGATCGATCGCTCCAGCGCCGCGAGTTGCTGGCGGTGTCGCCGGCCCGGCTCATCGACACGCCGCCGGCCGACCCGTACGCCCCCGCCGAGATCAGCGTCGCGGACCTCCGCCGGCAGCCGCCCGGTAACGAACTGACTCGGCGCGCCAGGGTGAGCGGCATCGTCACGCGCCAGCGCGCCGGCCGCTCGCTGCACGTGAGGACGGCGACGCAGCCGATTCGCATCGAGTCGGATCAGGACTCCACGGTGATGCCGGGCGATCGCGTCGAGGCGGTCGGCTTTCCCGAAGTCGACGGCTACTCGCCGTTCCTCGCCGACGCGATCTTCCGCCGCGTCGAATCAGGCCCGCCGCCCCTGGCGGTGGCGTCCACCCTGAACGAGCTGATGGATGGCACCCGCGACGCCGAGTTGGTGCGGGCCGAGGGTGTTCTGCTCGACAGCGAGGCCGGCCGCGACGAGCACACGCTGGTGATTCAGGACGGCGACGTGATCTTCAACGCCACCTTGTTGCGCGCCCAGGCGGCGGAGCTGCCGCCCGGGTTGCGCCCCGGCCGGCGCGTCCAGCTCACCGGCATCTGCACCGTGATCGTGGACAGCGAGCGCGCGCCCCGCGCCTTTCGCCTGCAACTCCGCGACGCCGCCGATGTGACCGTGCTGTCACCCACGCCGTTGATGCCGTTCGCCTCGCGTATTCCCTGGTGGGCGTGGATCAGCGTGGCGCTGGCCGCCGCGGCCGCGGGCCTGGCCGGCGTCGCCTTTCGCAGCGGGCGGGAAAAGGAGCAGACCATCCGCCGCCAGTTGGCGCGGGAATCGGCGTTGAAGGCCCGCTTCGACGACCTCTTCGAGCGCTCCAGCGAAATCATGATCGTCCACGACCGGCGGGGCCGCGTCTCCACGCTGAATCGCGCCGGCGAGCAGGCCACCGGCTATTCGCGGGAAGAGCTGCGGATGCTCGACCCCAACTGGATCTTCGGGTCCGACTACCTCGACGCCATCACGCACATGCTCGAGGAAGGCGCCGACAGCACGCCGCGCGCCTTCCGGTCCGAGCTGGTGCCGCGCAAGGGCGCCCGCATCCCGATTGACGTGCACGCCCGCGTCCTGGTGGGCGACGGCAAGGTGGTGGGCGTCACCTCCATCGCCCGCGACCTCAGCGAGCGCGACCGGCTCGAGAACGAACTGCGCCAGGCGCAGAAAATGGAAGCGGTCGGCCGTCTCGCCACCGGCATTGCCCATGACTTCAACAACCTGATCACCGTCCTGCTCGGCTACAGCGACGAGCTGATCGAGCAGGTGCCGGCCGACTCCGACTGGCAGCGGTCGGCCATCGAGATCCGCCGCGCCGCGGAACGCGCCTCGGGCCTGACCCAGCAGCTGCTGTCGTTCAGCCGCCGCCAGGCCGCGGTGGCGCACACCATCGACATCAACCAGGTCGTCGTCAACATGGAAGACATGGTCCGGCGCCTGCTCGGCCCCGAGATCCGCCTCGAGTTTTCCCTCGAGCCGCACCTGGCGAACATTCGCGCCGACGATGCGCAGATCGGGCAGGTGGTGATGAACCTCGTGGTGAACGCCCGCGATGCCATGCCGAAGGGCGGCACCTTGACAATCGAAACCGCCAACGTCGAATTGGGGGCGGAGAACCTCGACGTCATCCCCGGCCCGCACGTCAGCCTGTGCGTGCGCGACACCGGCGTCGGCATGGCGGCGCACGTCCGCGACCGGCTCTTCGAGCCGTTCTTCACCACCAAGGATTCCGGCCAGGGCACCGGCCTGGGCCTGTCGATGGTGCAGGGAATCGTCCGCCAGGCCGGCGGTCACGTCGTGGTCGAGAGCGTGCCGGGCGCGGGCACCGTGTTTTACGTCTACTTCCCGAGGATTGCCGAGGAGTCACAGGCGCCGCTGATTCCGCCGCTGGCCGCGCCGAGCATGGCGGCGGTGAAGGGAGAGGGCGTCGTCCTGCTCGCCGAGGACGATCGCTCGGTGCGCCGGCTCGTGGTCACGGAGCTCGGCCGCCGCGGCTTCACGGTGCTGGATGCGGAAGACGGCCGCGCCGCGCTCGAGTTGTTCACGCAGCACAAGGACTCCGTCGACATCCTCGTCACCGACGTCGTCATGCCCCGCATGAACGGCGCCGACCTCGCGAAAGAAGTGGAGAAGCTGCGACCCGGCCTGAAGGTATTGTTCATCTCCGGCCATCCCGAACGCGCGGGCTCTGGCGTCGACCCCACGGGAGTCACCAACTTGCTGATGAAACCGTTCACTGCCGACACCCTGGCCGCGCGCATCAAGGAAATGCTGACGGGAAAGAAGGAGTCCGATGGCTGGCTCTCCTGA
- a CDS encoding nitrilase-related carbon-nitrogen hydrolase, with protein sequence MKIALIQQHATKDKTANVARGLAALDEAARNGARLACFAELAFEWFYPQRPAETGFRELAEPLDGPTVKAFQQKARELGMVVVINLYEREGHKTFDSSPVIDADGTLLGVTRMVHITEYPCFHEQGYYTPGDQGAPVFETKAGTIGVAICYDRHFPEYMRALAVNGADLVIVPQAGTLGEWPDGLYEAEMRVAAFQNGYFTALCNRVGKEDCLEFGGESFVCGPDGEVLARAPKSEDAILYADVDLASANNSNARRLFLKHRRPELYGDWVNKK encoded by the coding sequence ATGAAGATCGCGCTCATCCAGCAACACGCCACCAAAGACAAGACCGCGAACGTCGCCCGCGGCCTCGCCGCCCTCGACGAGGCGGCCAGGAACGGCGCGCGGCTGGCGTGTTTTGCCGAGCTGGCGTTCGAGTGGTTTTACCCGCAGCGCCCGGCCGAAACCGGGTTCCGCGAGCTGGCCGAACCGCTTGACGGTCCCACCGTGAAGGCGTTCCAGCAGAAGGCCCGCGAGCTCGGCATGGTGGTGGTGATCAACCTCTACGAGCGCGAGGGCCACAAGACCTTCGACAGCTCGCCGGTGATCGACGCCGACGGCACGCTGCTCGGCGTGACCCGGATGGTCCACATCACCGAGTACCCGTGCTTCCACGAGCAGGGCTACTACACGCCGGGCGACCAGGGCGCGCCGGTGTTCGAGACCAAGGCCGGCACCATCGGCGTGGCGATCTGCTACGACCGCCACTTCCCCGAATATATGCGCGCGCTCGCGGTCAACGGCGCTGACCTGGTGATTGTTCCGCAGGCCGGGACGCTGGGGGAATGGCCCGACGGCCTGTACGAGGCCGAGATGCGAGTCGCCGCCTTCCAGAACGGCTACTTCACCGCGCTCTGCAATCGGGTGGGGAAAGAAGACTGCCTCGAGTTCGGCGGGGAGTCGTTCGTCTGCGGACCGGATGGCGAGGTGCTGGCCCGCGCCCCCAAGAGCGAAGACGCCATCCTCTATGCGGACGTCGACCTGGCGTCGGCGAACAACTCAAACGCCCGCCGGTTGTTCCTGAAGCACCGCCGCCCCGAACTCTACGGCGACTGGGTCAATAAGAAATAA
- a CDS encoding PIN domain-containing protein, whose protein sequence is MKRRPVSRALDEAEQPAGGVLFRYIETSGLVAALLDEDRNARLAIMGEGLRFASALTFAEAARALLKARLDGRLTVDEERALLRRLRRFERSCEIADISESVLARAARPFAVEPVRTLDAIHLATVEQLGETPQFVAVVSRDRRVRENALAMGYAVE, encoded by the coding sequence GTGAAACGCCGGCCGGTGAGTCGGGCTCTGGACGAGGCCGAACAGCCGGCCGGTGGCGTGCTCTTTCGCTATATCGAAACCAGCGGCTTGGTCGCAGCCCTGCTCGACGAGGACCGCAACGCGAGATTGGCGATCATGGGCGAGGGGCTGCGGTTCGCGTCGGCGCTCACCTTCGCCGAAGCGGCCCGGGCATTGCTGAAGGCCCGCCTTGACGGGCGTCTCACTGTCGATGAAGAGCGCGCGTTGTTGCGCCGGCTTCGCCGCTTCGAGCGCAGTTGTGAGATCGCGGATATTTCGGAGTCCGTGCTGGCGCGGGCGGCGCGGCCGTTCGCGGTCGAGCCCGTGCGAACGCTCGACGCCATTCACCTGGCCACGGTAGAACAACTGGGCGAGACACCGCAGTTTGTCGCGGTAGTGAGCAGGGATCGACGAGTCCGGGAGAACGCGCTCGCAATGGGTTACGCGGTGGAGTAG
- a CDS encoding APC family permease, translating to MAGSPESPALRRALGRWDLTAIGVNQVIGSAIFLLPADVARLVGPWGPLAFLGVGLLSLSIALCFAEVGSRFDKTGGPYLPARAAFGRFIGFEVGWMMWFTRVTSQASVANGLALALAFYWPSLATGVPRASLIAALTIALTWINVRGVKQSSWVVNALTIGKLAPLAIFIIFGLWYVDPARFAEMPAVSQQQLSSALILLIFAYGGYEVTGVLAGEAANPRKDVPFAFVATLITVSIVLFLTSVVATGVLPDLGASRTPLADGAALFLGASGALLISIGSAISMTGNNMGQILNGSRTIFALAENGDLPKWFARVHPAYQTPANAVLFTAVIALTLALTGSFVALAAVSAIARLVMYLAVCAATLVLRKHDREIAAQVGAHFSDVDGAVGPAKFTVPLGPVVPVFASIVALGILAGASQAQLTAGAGALAAGAVLFFVATRLKM from the coding sequence ATGGCTGGCTCTCCTGAGTCGCCGGCGCTCCGCCGCGCCCTGGGCCGGTGGGACCTCACCGCCATCGGCGTGAACCAGGTGATTGGCAGCGCCATCTTCCTGCTGCCCGCCGACGTGGCGCGGCTGGTCGGTCCGTGGGGCCCGCTGGCGTTCCTGGGAGTGGGGCTGTTGTCGCTGTCGATCGCACTGTGCTTCGCCGAGGTGGGCAGCCGGTTCGACAAGACCGGTGGACCGTACCTGCCCGCGCGCGCCGCCTTCGGCCGCTTCATCGGCTTCGAAGTGGGCTGGATGATGTGGTTCACGCGCGTCACCAGCCAGGCGTCGGTGGCCAACGGGCTGGCGCTGGCACTGGCGTTCTACTGGCCCTCGCTGGCGACCGGCGTGCCGAGGGCCTCGCTGATCGCGGCACTGACCATCGCCTTGACCTGGATCAACGTCCGCGGCGTCAAGCAGTCGTCGTGGGTGGTGAACGCGCTCACCATCGGCAAGCTGGCGCCGCTCGCCATCTTCATCATCTTTGGCCTCTGGTATGTGGATCCCGCGCGGTTCGCCGAGATGCCGGCCGTCTCGCAGCAGCAACTGTCGAGCGCGCTGATCCTGTTGATCTTTGCGTATGGCGGCTACGAGGTGACCGGCGTGCTGGCCGGCGAAGCGGCCAACCCGCGCAAGGACGTGCCGTTCGCGTTCGTGGCCACGCTGATCACGGTGTCGATCGTGCTGTTCCTGACCTCGGTGGTGGCCACTGGCGTGCTCCCGGATCTGGGCGCCAGCCGCACGCCGCTGGCTGACGGCGCCGCGCTGTTTCTCGGCGCGTCCGGCGCGCTCCTGATTTCCATTGGATCGGCGATCTCGATGACCGGCAACAACATGGGCCAGATCCTGAACGGGTCGCGCACCATCTTCGCGCTGGCCGAGAACGGCGACCTGCCGAAGTGGTTCGCGAGGGTGCACCCGGCCTACCAGACGCCGGCCAACGCGGTCCTGTTTACCGCGGTGATCGCGCTGACGCTGGCGCTCACGGGTTCGTTTGTCGCCCTCGCCGCGGTCAGCGCCATCGCGCGCCTGGTGATGTACCTCGCGGTGTGCGCTGCGACGCTGGTGCTGCGCAAGCACGATCGCGAAATCGCCGCGCAGGTAGGCGCGCATTTCAGCGATGTCGATGGGGCTGTCGGTCCGGCGAAGTTCACCGTGCCGCTCGGCCCGGTGGTGCCGGTGTTCGCGTCGATCGTGGCGCTGGGGATTCTCGCCGGCGCCAGCCAGGCGCAACTGACGGCCGGCGCCGGGGCGCTCGCCGCCGGCGCCGTGCTGTTTTTCGTGGCGACGCGCTTGAAGATGTAG
- a CDS encoding fumarylacetoacetate hydrolase family protein — protein MKTLYAGLLAAVLSAIVGVAVTDAQSATPYKLGMFRQGTRSFVGMVIQNDTVVIDLSRANVGAPATLKQLIAGWDANTGTRLAALAASSAAKAPAFSMKVSEVKSLPPIPDPSVLLNAAVNYSEHGIEMTGVATSAASADKVDPKVALGIPAYWNRKPGDPRQNPYYFIKASSSITGHGDPIILPKGRTQIDWECELNIVIGKTAKNVKAENAAEYIFGYTLDNDVSDRGGRADGRHGSDWMLGKSHDTFYPMGPYVVPRQFVPNPQKLAIKFSLSGKVMQDSNTDRMTHNVYELVEYASHMLTLRPGDMISSGSPAGVGTARGTPIYFKDGDTSTCTIESIGTLENPVKAEK, from the coding sequence ATGAAGACACTGTACGCCGGGTTGCTCGCCGCGGTCCTGTCCGCCATCGTCGGGGTGGCGGTCACAGACGCGCAAAGTGCGACGCCCTACAAGCTGGGCATGTTCCGGCAGGGCACGCGGTCGTTTGTCGGGATGGTGATCCAGAACGACACGGTCGTCATCGACCTGTCGCGCGCGAATGTCGGGGCGCCGGCCACGCTGAAGCAGCTCATCGCCGGATGGGATGCCAACACCGGCACGCGCCTCGCCGCGCTGGCGGCGTCGTCCGCGGCCAAGGCGCCCGCCTTCTCGATGAAGGTCTCGGAGGTGAAGTCGCTGCCGCCGATTCCGGACCCGTCGGTGCTGCTCAACGCCGCCGTCAACTACAGCGAGCACGGCATCGAGATGACCGGCGTCGCCACCAGCGCCGCCAGCGCCGACAAGGTGGATCCGAAAGTGGCCCTCGGCATACCCGCTTACTGGAACCGCAAGCCGGGCGATCCGCGCCAGAACCCCTACTACTTCATCAAGGCATCCAGTTCGATCACCGGCCACGGCGACCCCATCATCCTGCCGAAGGGCCGCACGCAGATCGACTGGGAGTGCGAGCTCAACATCGTGATCGGCAAGACCGCCAAGAACGTGAAGGCCGAGAACGCAGCGGAGTACATCTTCGGCTACACCCTCGACAACGACGTCTCTGACCGCGGCGGCCGCGCCGACGGGCGCCACGGCTCCGACTGGATGCTCGGCAAGAGCCACGACACCTTCTACCCCATGGGCCCCTACGTGGTCCCGCGGCAGTTCGTGCCGAATCCGCAGAAGCTGGCAATCAAGTTCTCGCTGAGCGGCAAGGTGATGCAGGACTCGAACACCGATCGCATGACGCACAACGTCTACGAGCTGGTCGAGTACGCGTCGCACATGCTGACGCTGCGGCCGGGCGACATGATCTCGTCGGGCAGCCCGGCGGGCGTCGGCACCGCGCGCGGCACGCCCATCTACTTCAAGGACGGCGACACGTCCACGTGCACGATCGAGAGCATCGGCACGCTCGAAAACCCAGTAAAGGCGGAGAAGTAA
- a CDS encoding FAD-linked oxidase C-terminal domain-containing protein, with protein MIDDLKRILGDRLSTAAAVREHHSHGESWHAAGLPDAVAYPTSTDEVSAIVKVCARHGKPVVAFGMGSSLEGHVNAIHGGVSVDLTRMTRVLRLSPDDLDITVEAGLTRLKLDAHLKNSGLMFPIDPGADATIGGMTATRASGTTAVRYGTMRDNVLGLTVVLADGRVIKTGGRARKSSSGYDLTRLLVGSEGTLGVITEVTLRLYGKPEAVRAAVCPFASMAGAAATVIQTIQLGIPVARIEIVDEAQLRVVNAYSKTNYPIAPTLFFEFHGISDVMVDEQIKAVEEIAREQGAQGFQWASTLEDRATLWTARHNAYYATVASRPGARAWTTDICVPISHLAECILETQADLREAGVVAPLVGHAGDGNFHLIFMLDPDDPREFDQISRLNERLVERSLKFGGTCSGEHGVGIGKLKYLDQEHGASLDVMRAIKRALDPNNLMNPGKLIPD; from the coding sequence GTGATCGACGATCTGAAAAGGATCCTGGGCGACCGCCTCTCCACGGCGGCGGCCGTGCGCGAACACCACAGCCACGGCGAGTCGTGGCACGCCGCCGGGCTTCCCGATGCCGTCGCCTATCCCACCTCCACCGACGAGGTCAGCGCCATCGTCAAGGTGTGCGCGCGGCATGGGAAGCCGGTGGTGGCGTTCGGCATGGGCAGTTCCCTGGAAGGGCACGTCAACGCGATTCACGGCGGCGTGTCGGTTGACCTCACCCGCATGACCCGCGTGCTGCGGCTCAGCCCCGACGACCTCGACATCACGGTCGAGGCCGGGCTGACCCGGCTGAAGCTGGACGCGCACTTGAAGAACTCCGGCCTGATGTTTCCGATCGATCCCGGCGCCGACGCCACCATCGGCGGCATGACGGCGACACGGGCCTCGGGCACAACGGCGGTGCGTTACGGCACCATGCGCGACAACGTGCTGGGCCTGACCGTGGTGCTGGCGGACGGCCGGGTCATCAAGACCGGCGGACGCGCCCGCAAGTCGTCGTCCGGATACGACCTGACGCGGCTGTTGGTCGGGTCGGAGGGGACGCTCGGGGTGATCACCGAGGTCACGCTGCGGCTTTACGGCAAGCCCGAGGCGGTGCGGGCGGCGGTGTGCCCGTTCGCGTCGATGGCCGGCGCCGCGGCCACGGTCATCCAGACCATCCAGCTCGGCATCCCGGTGGCCCGCATCGAGATCGTGGACGAAGCGCAACTCCGCGTCGTCAACGCCTACTCGAAGACCAATTATCCAATCGCGCCGACGCTGTTCTTCGAGTTTCACGGCATCAGCGACGTGATGGTGGACGAGCAGATCAAGGCGGTGGAGGAGATCGCGCGCGAGCAGGGCGCCCAGGGCTTCCAGTGGGCCTCGACGCTCGAAGACCGCGCCACGCTGTGGACGGCGCGGCACAACGCCTACTACGCCACCGTGGCCTCGCGCCCGGGCGCCCGGGCATGGACGACCGACATTTGCGTGCCCATCTCGCACCTCGCGGAGTGCATCCTCGAGACGCAGGCGGATCTGCGGGAGGCCGGCGTGGTGGCGCCCCTCGTCGGCCATGCCGGCGACGGCAACTTCCACCTGATCTTCATGCTCGACCCCGATGACCCGCGCGAGTTCGATCAGATCTCGCGGCTCAACGAGCGGCTGGTCGAGCGGTCGCTGAAGTTCGGCGGTACCTGCAGCGGCGAGCACGGCGTCGGCATCGGCAAATTGAAATACCTGGACCAGGAGCACGGGGCCTCGCTCGACGTGATGCGCGCCATCAAGCGCGCGCTGGACCCCAACAACCTGATGAATCCGGGTAAACTGATTCCTGACTAG
- a CDS encoding aminomethyltransferase family protein, giving the protein MPVGSAFHARTIELCESLNYRDWAGYYAVSAYETHYEHEYNALRNACGMIDISPLFKYRVSGNDAVRLVNRVITRDASKMAVGQVYYTPWCDDEGKVIDDGTVTRVGEQSFRWTAADPSLRWLTRNASGLDVQVEDVSEQVAALALQGPTSARLLRQVSTANLDSLRYFRATSGTIAGVPVDISRTGYTGDLGYEIWMPWDAALRVWDAIVSAGAAFDLHPVGMLALDIARIEAGLLLIDVDFHGSRKALIESHKYSPFELGMARLVDMKKGPFIGRQPLAEEAWRGHPRQIVGLAIDWTDVEKLFEAVGLPPTAPAGTSRVAVPVYKGSTQVGRATSTTWSPILKQLIALATIDAPHFAVGTRLEMEVTVNAVRHRARATVVPTPFFNPARKTGSA; this is encoded by the coding sequence GTGCCTGTCGGTTCCGCCTTCCACGCCCGCACCATCGAGTTGTGCGAAAGCCTGAATTACCGCGATTGGGCGGGCTACTACGCGGTCAGCGCCTACGAGACCCACTACGAGCACGAATACAACGCCCTCCGCAACGCCTGCGGGATGATCGATATCTCTCCGCTGTTCAAGTACCGCGTCTCGGGCAATGACGCCGTCCGCCTGGTGAACCGCGTAATCACCAGGGATGCGTCGAAGATGGCGGTGGGGCAGGTCTACTACACGCCGTGGTGTGATGACGAGGGCAAGGTCATCGATGATGGCACGGTGACCCGGGTCGGGGAGCAGTCGTTCCGGTGGACCGCGGCGGACCCCAGCCTGCGCTGGCTGACGCGGAACGCCTCAGGCCTCGACGTCCAGGTCGAAGACGTGTCGGAACAAGTCGCCGCACTGGCGCTGCAGGGGCCGACCTCGGCGCGGCTGCTGCGGCAGGTGAGCACGGCCAACCTCGACAGCCTCCGCTACTTCCGCGCGACCAGCGGCACGATTGCCGGTGTGCCGGTGGACATCTCGCGCACCGGCTACACGGGCGATCTCGGCTACGAAATCTGGATGCCGTGGGACGCCGCGTTGCGGGTATGGGACGCCATCGTGTCGGCCGGCGCCGCGTTCGACCTGCATCCAGTGGGCATGCTCGCCTTGGACATCGCCCGCATCGAGGCGGGGCTGCTGCTGATCGACGTCGATTTCCACGGCAGCCGCAAGGCTTTGATCGAGTCGCACAAGTACTCGCCGTTCGAGCTCGGCATGGCGCGCCTCGTCGACATGAAGAAGGGCCCGTTCATCGGCCGCCAGCCGCTGGCCGAAGAGGCGTGGCGCGGCCACCCGCGGCAGATCGTTGGCCTGGCGATCGACTGGACCGACGTCGAGAAGCTGTTCGAAGCGGTCGGCCTGCCGCCCACGGCTCCTGCCGGCACCTCGCGCGTCGCCGTGCCGGTCTACAAGGGCAGCACGCAGGTCGGGCGCGCGACCTCGACCACGTGGTCGCCGATCCTGAAGCAGCTGATTGCGCTCGCCACCATCGACGCGCCCCACTTCGCCGTGGGGACGCGCCTCGAAATGGAAGTGACGGTGAATGCCGTCCGGCATCGTGCCAGGGCCACCGTAGTCCCCACTCCGTTCTTCAATCCGGCTCGAAAGACCGGGTCCGCCTGA
- a CDS encoding DUF2461 domain-containing protein has protein sequence MFTPKTLSFLKSLKRNNEREWFHARRDQYDAHCRAPMLAIVERLAVDLRAFAPEMVADPKVSMFRPFRDTRFSDDQTPLKTNVAATFPNRTLGRMNGASFYFEVGPDYVWIGGGAYRPDTSQLHLLREHIAGHLRQFDAIVKAPNLQKIGGLQGDTLTRVPRGFDKTHKAAPYLMHKQFLAFREEPGAYATSRDFYKNLLWTFKALAPLVRFLNQPLVAAESPTRKAHMLDE, from the coding sequence ATGTTTACTCCGAAGACGCTGTCGTTCCTGAAGTCCCTGAAGCGCAACAACGAACGCGAGTGGTTCCATGCCCGCCGCGATCAGTACGACGCCCACTGCCGCGCGCCCATGCTCGCCATCGTCGAGCGGCTGGCCGTGGACCTGCGAGCGTTCGCGCCCGAGATGGTGGCGGATCCGAAAGTGTCGATGTTCCGGCCGTTCCGCGATACGCGGTTCAGCGACGACCAGACTCCGCTCAAGACCAACGTGGCGGCGACGTTCCCCAACCGCACGCTCGGCCGCATGAACGGCGCCAGCTTCTACTTCGAGGTCGGACCCGACTACGTGTGGATTGGCGGTGGCGCCTACCGGCCGGACACGTCGCAACTGCACCTGCTGCGCGAGCACATCGCCGGCCACCTCCGCCAGTTCGACGCCATCGTCAAGGCGCCGAACCTCCAGAAGATCGGCGGGCTGCAGGGAGACACGCTGACGCGGGTGCCGCGCGGATTCGACAAGACGCACAAGGCCGCGCCGTATCTGATGCACAAGCAGTTCCTGGCATTCCGCGAGGAGCCGGGCGCGTATGCGACGTCGCGGGACTTCTACAAGAACCTGCTGTGGACGTTCAAGGCGCTGGCGCCGCTGGTCCGGTTCCTGAACCAGCCGCTCGTGGCCGCCGAGTCGCCGACGCGCAAGGCACACATGCTCGATGAGTAG